The DNA sequence GGTAGAATAGATAGAAATAAGGCCCGCATGAGATCTTCCAGTTCTTTGCCACCCCCACTAGAAGATATGTTGAGCAATAGTTCAAGTATCAGTGGAAATGAAATGCGACTCGAGAAAACATATAGCGATACTGATTTAgctcaagaagaagaggtcGATGgcgaagatgaaataaacGATGAGGAATCTATCGAGGATATGAATAGCAGCGACAGCATGTCTATGGAAAGGACGTATGATATTGACAATGATACTGTATACGACTCTATGTCTGAGGTTGTTTCGCTAAATGATGAAGGACTAGATGTTCTaaatgattttgaagatgcaGATCATCCCAGTGTGCCAGACATAAATGTACATGACATCGATGAAGATACACGTATCAGTTTATCTTCAATGATAACAGCTTTGGATGAATATGATATTGTAGAACCAGAGGATGTTGCCAGATTACCTGCAGTCTCGGAGAATGACGCAACATCgattgatgatgaagaatctgAAGACCAACAGGAGAGTGATGAAGACTTTGATATCTATAATGAGgacgaaaatgaagattCTGATTCTCAATCAAATGAATACATCGGGAGCCGGCTTTTACATCTGCAAAGAGGTAAACATAATAGATCATATGCAAGTTACTTATACAGAAGAGCAAaaagcaatttttttatatcaaaaaaggaacatGCAATGGGGGTTATATTTATGCATATAGAGGctatcaaaaatttaccTGCATTAAGGAACCGGTTATCCAAGACTAATTATGAAATGGATCCATTTATCGTTATTTCGTTTGGTAGAAGGGTATTCAAAACATCTTGGAGAAAACATACTTTAAATCCAGAATTCAACGAATATGCCACTTTCGAAGTTTTTCCCCATGAAACGAATTTCGCTTTCAATATTAAAGTTGTTGATAAGGactcattttcatttaatgACGATGTCGCAAAATGCGAACTGGCTTGGTTTGATATGctgcaacagcaacaacatGAAAACGAATGGATACCTTATGAGATACCATTGGATCTCACTGTTCAACCAGCATATGCTCCTAAGCAACCAACCTTATATTCGAGTTTCAAATATGTTTCATATTCgtttttaaaaaatagcTTTTGGAAAGAAGCTGTTGATACATCAGTTAATTTGGAGAGACTTGACATTATTCAAGTAATGCTTTACCTCGAACGTCTTGGTTCATTCACGATGGCCGATTCTTTTGAACTATTCCAGCATTTCAATAAATCAGCTTGGGCCGGCCAGAGCATTACTCGATCACAATTAGTTGAAGGGTTACAGTCATGGAGAAAATCCACCAATTTTAAACGAATTTGGACATGTCCTAGGTGCATGCGTTCGTGCAAACCAACTAGAAATGCCAGGCGTTCCAAACTGGTTTTAGAGAATGACTTGATAACCCATTTTGCCATATGCAcgttttcaaaagaacaCAAAACCTTAAAGCCATCATACGTCTCGTCTGCATTTGCCTCCAAAAGATGGTTCTCCAAGGTTTTAATAAAATTGACTTATGGCAAATATGCTTTGGGATCCAACAATGCAAACATCTTGGTTCAAGACCGAGATACAGGGATAATTATAGAGGAGAAAATAAGCGCACATGTAAAGTTGGGAATGAGAATTATATATAATGGTAAAAGCCCTGAATCTAAGAAATTTAGATCTCTCTTAAAGTCTTTGTCAGTTAGGCaagggaaaaaatttgacaGCACCGCATCTGCCAAACAAATCGAACCTTTCATAAAGTTTCACTCGCTGGATCTTTCACAATGCCGAGATAAAGATTTTAAAACATTTAATGAGTTTTTTTACAGAAAACTAAAACCAGGAAGCCGACTGCCTGAAAGCactaataaagaaatattgtTTTCGCCAGCAGATTCAAGATGTACAGTATTCTCAACTATACAAGAATCGAAGGAAATATGGGTGAAAggtagaaaattttctattaAGAAGCTAGCCAGTAACTACAGTCCGGAGACATTTAATGACAATAACTGCAGTATCGGTATATTCAGGCTGGCGCCACAAGATTATCACCGGTTTCACTCACCTTGCAATGGCAAGATTGGGAAACCTATATATGTGGATGGAGAGTATTATACTGTAAATCCAATGGCTGTTCGTAGCGAGTTAGACGTTTTTGGTGAAAATATTAGAGTTATTATTCCCATTGATTCTCCTCAGTTTGGTAAACTATTATACATACCTATTGGTGCTATGATGGTTGGATCCATATTATTAACGTgcaaagaagatgatgtaGTTGAGAGTGGAGAGGAGCTAGGATATTTTA is a window from the Saccharomyces paradoxus chromosome VII, complete sequence genome containing:
- the PSD2 gene encoding phosphatidylserine decarboxylase 2 (Phosphatidylserine decarboxylase of the Golgi and vacuolar membranes~similar to YGR170W) — translated: MRIIKSRKRGKNKKPTVVLKIHVIQAENIEALKTFNCNPVCFVTTNTFYSQKTNKLKNSNAHWNQTLKIKLPRNPTSEWLRIIVYDALPTGAPPTTPNRSRTSTANASTLTLSNSGQNSNSHSSRNLNVTSKGNQTSTSINSVSSSATATASHSASSLSTTGPGPTHKNRINSYLYLGEAKISLLELFKRKDTTTSYKFSIEAQRYHLYDMKRGKDQISSNSNCIVGDILLGFKLECNVKRTPTFQAFNTWRNDLNTYLGRIDRNKARMRSSSSLPPPLEDMLSNSSSISGNEMRLEKTYSDTDLAQEEEVDGEDEINDEESIEDMNSSDSMSMERTYDIDNDTVYDSMSEVVSLNDEGLDVLNDFEDADHPSVPDINVHDIDEDTRISLSSMITALDEYDIVEPEDVARLPAVSENDATSIDDEESEDQQESDEDFDIYNEDENEDSDSQSNEYIGSRLLHLQRGKHNRSYASYLYRRAKSNFFISKKEHAMGVIFMHIEAIKNLPALRNRLSKTNYEMDPFIVISFGRRVFKTSWRKHTLNPEFNEYATFEVFPHETNFAFNIKVVDKDSFSFNDDVAKCELAWFDMLQQQQHENEWIPYEIPLDLTVQPAYAPKQPTLYSSFKYVSYSFLKNSFWKEAVDTSVNLERLDIIQVMLYLERLGSFTMADSFELFQHFNKSAWAGQSITRSQLVEGLQSWRKSTNFKRIWTCPRCMRSCKPTRNARRSKLVLENDLITHFAICTFSKEHKTLKPSYVSSAFASKRWFSKVLIKLTYGKYALGSNNANILVQDRDTGIIIEEKISAHVKLGMRIIYNGKSPESKKFRSLLKSLSVRQGKKFDSTASAKQIEPFIKFHSLDLSQCRDKDFKTFNEFFYRKLKPGSRLPESTNKEILFSPADSRCTVFSTIQESKEIWVKGRKFSIKKLASNYSPETFNDNNCSIGIFRLAPQDYHRFHSPCNGKIGKPIYVDGEYYTVNPMAVRSELDVFGENIRVIIPIDSPQFGKLLYIPIGAMMVGSILLTCKEDDVVESGEELGYFKFGGSTIVIIIPHNNFMFDSDLVKNSSDGIETLVKVGMSIGHTSNVNELKRVRIKVDDPKKIERIKRTISVSDENAKGAGNVTWEYHTLREMMNNDFAEL